A genome region from Baekduia alba includes the following:
- a CDS encoding ABC transporter ATP-binding protein codes for MSVLSVRDLTVRFGSGATAFTAVDGVSLEVASSSVLGLVGESGSGKSTLARAIVGLVPPAAGQVLWDGVPVAVTGRAAKRDLRVLRRRVQFVFQDPAASLDPRMSVGDSVGEGVTAHGEIPRAGRAAEVRRLLELVRLDPGCVRLRPRQMSGGQRQRVAIARALAARPEILIADEITSALDVSVQGAVLNLLRDIQRETGVGILFISHNLAVVRYLADDIAVMNAGRLVEAGPAAEILDRPGDAYTQRLLAAVPSIRPHLPSASADVAL; via the coding sequence GCGTGAGCCTGGAGGTCGCGTCCTCGTCGGTGCTCGGCCTGGTGGGGGAGTCCGGCTCGGGCAAGTCCACGCTGGCCCGCGCGATCGTCGGCCTGGTGCCGCCGGCCGCCGGGCAGGTGCTGTGGGACGGCGTGCCGGTGGCCGTGACGGGCCGCGCGGCCAAGCGCGACCTGCGCGTGCTGCGCCGGCGCGTGCAGTTCGTCTTCCAGGATCCCGCCGCGTCGCTGGACCCGCGGATGAGCGTCGGCGACTCGGTCGGCGAGGGGGTGACCGCGCACGGCGAGATCCCGCGCGCGGGGCGCGCCGCGGAGGTCCGGCGGCTGCTCGAGCTCGTGCGCCTCGATCCGGGCTGCGTGCGCCTGCGCCCGCGCCAGATGTCGGGCGGCCAGCGCCAGCGCGTCGCGATCGCCCGGGCGCTCGCGGCCCGGCCCGAGATCCTGATCGCCGATGAGATCACCTCAGCGCTCGACGTCTCCGTGCAGGGCGCGGTGCTCAACCTGCTGCGCGACATCCAGCGCGAGACCGGCGTCGGGATCCTGTTCATCTCGCACAACCTCGCGGTCGTCCGCTACCTCGCCGACGACATCGCGGTGATGAACGCGGGCCGGCTCGTCGAGGCGGGCCCGGCCGCCGAGATCCTCGACCGCCCGGGCGACGCCTACACGCAGCGGCTGCTGGCCGCGGTGCCGTCGATCCGGCCGCATCTGCCGTCGGCGTCGGCCGACGTCGCCCTCTAG